Proteins encoded within one genomic window of Gammaproteobacteria bacterium:
- a CDS encoding DUF2784 domain-containing protein, which produces MTGVNAWGALADAVLLVHAAFVAFVVIGQVLVLAGLAFGWRWVRGRRLRIAHLAAIGVVVAQAWAGVLCPLTVLENALRARAGEGGYGGSFIAHWLHRLIFFDAPMWVFTVAYTAFGLLVAATWYWGGPRR; this is translated from the coding sequence CTGACGGGCGTGAACGCCTGGGGCGCGCTGGCCGATGCCGTCCTGCTGGTGCATGCGGCGTTCGTGGCCTTCGTGGTCATCGGCCAGGTGCTGGTGCTGGCCGGGCTGGCATTCGGCTGGCGCTGGGTGCGCGGTCGGCGCCTGCGCATCGCGCACCTGGCGGCCATCGGCGTGGTGGTGGCCCAGGCCTGGGCAGGCGTGCTCTGCCCGCTGACCGTGCTGGAGAACGCGCTGCGCGCGCGTGCCGGCGAGGGCGGCTATGGCGGCTCCTTCATCGCCCACTGGCTGCACCGGCTGATCTTCTTCGATGCACCGATGTGGGTGTTCACCGTCGCCTATACCGCCTTCGGGCTGCTGGTGGCGGCCACCTGGTACTGGGGCGGGCCGCGCCGCTGA
- a CDS encoding CDGSH iron-sulfur domain-containing protein, with amino-acid sequence MKITIVPNGPILIDTVGEWSWDGEGTPIRKKDRIALCRCGASAAKPFCDGSHRRIGFEAPGGTCELVPREA; translated from the coding sequence ATGAAGATCACCATCGTCCCCAACGGCCCGATCCTCATCGATACCGTGGGCGAGTGGAGCTGGGATGGCGAGGGCACGCCGATCCGCAAGAAGGACCGCATCGCCCTGTGCCGCTGCGGTGCGTCCGCCGCCAAGCCGTTCTGCGACGGCAGCCACCGCAGGATCGGCTTCGAGGCGCCGGGCGGGACCTGCGAGCTGGTGCCGCGCGAGGCCTGA
- a CDS encoding RDD family protein, with translation MAEAGEFRYVGFWARAWASLVDSVLLAMVIAPVLWVAYGWGYFDAYIGHYRQVLGGDLLAAAPAGRGPLDPLMTYGFPAIAILAFWICRAATPGKMLIGARIVDAVTGAPPTTTQLVGRYLGYFVSTIPLGLGLLWVAFDARKQGWHDKLAGTVVVRARRGGGAAG, from the coding sequence GTGGCCGAGGCCGGGGAATTCCGCTACGTCGGCTTCTGGGCGCGGGCCTGGGCCTCGCTCGTCGACAGCGTGCTGCTGGCCATGGTCATCGCGCCGGTGCTCTGGGTGGCCTATGGCTGGGGCTACTTCGACGCCTACATCGGTCACTACCGCCAGGTGCTCGGCGGTGACCTGCTGGCAGCGGCGCCGGCCGGGCGCGGCCCCCTCGACCCGCTGATGACCTACGGCTTTCCCGCGATCGCCATCCTCGCCTTCTGGATCTGCCGCGCCGCCACCCCGGGGAAGATGCTCATCGGCGCGCGCATCGTCGATGCCGTGACCGGCGCGCCCCCGACCACGACACAGCTCGTGGGCCGCTACCTCGGCTACTTCGTCTCCACCATCCCGCTCGGCCTGGGCTTGCTGTGGGTGGCATTCGATGCGCGCAAGCAGGGCTGGCACGACAAGCTGGCGGGCACCGTGGTGGTGCGCGCGCGGCGCGGCGGCGGAGCCGCGGGCTAG
- a CDS encoding isoprenylcysteine carboxylmethyltransferase family protein has protein sequence MRRIRLVPPVYFLVALALQLVLDRLLPAAELLRPGWRWLGLLLLVPAFLLAAPAARALARRHTTLHPFGAPSQLVTDGPYRYTRNPLYLALACILLGVAVWLGSLAALLVVPAFAWAITVVFIRHEEQVLADTFGEAFAAYCRRVRRWI, from the coding sequence ATGCGCCGTATCCGCCTCGTCCCGCCCGTGTACTTCCTGGTCGCGCTCGCGCTGCAGCTGGTGCTCGACCGCTTGCTGCCCGCCGCGGAGCTGCTCCGGCCCGGCTGGCGCTGGCTCGGGTTGTTGCTGCTCGTTCCGGCCTTCCTGCTGGCGGCTCCCGCGGCGCGCGCGCTGGCCCGGCGCCACACCACCCTGCATCCATTCGGTGCGCCCAGCCAGCTCGTCACCGATGGGCCGTACCGCTACACGCGCAATCCCCTGTACCTCGCGCTTGCCTGCATCCTGCTGGGCGTGGCGGTGTGGCTCGGCAGCCTGGCGGCCCTGCTGGTGGTGCCGGCCTTCGCCTGGGCGATCACCGTGGTGTTCATCCGGCACGAGGAGCAGGTGCTCGCGGATACCTTTGGCGAGGCCTTCGCGGCGTACTGCCGCCGCGTGCGACGCTGGATCTGA
- the can gene encoding carbonate dehydratase has translation MRLLKHLFQNNQAWAERISARDPEFFLKLSRQQSPEYLWIGCSDSRVPANQIVGLLPGEVFVHRNVANVVVHTDLNCLSVLQFAVDVLRVKHVMVVGHYGCGGVASALRNDRLGLIDNWLRHVQDVRLKHQPMLEALASEAQQADRLCELNVIEQAVNVCQTTVVQEAWARGQTVTVHGWIYSLTDGRLRDLSTCIACQDELVPVYAEALGRLG, from the coding sequence ATGCGCCTGCTCAAGCACCTGTTCCAGAACAACCAGGCCTGGGCCGAGCGCATCAGCGCGAGGGATCCGGAGTTCTTCCTCAAGCTGTCGCGGCAGCAATCGCCCGAGTACCTGTGGATCGGCTGCTCGGACAGCCGCGTGCCGGCCAACCAGATCGTCGGCCTGCTGCCCGGCGAGGTCTTCGTGCACCGCAACGTCGCCAACGTCGTGGTGCACACCGACCTCAACTGCCTGTCGGTGCTGCAGTTCGCCGTGGATGTGCTGCGGGTGAAGCACGTGATGGTGGTCGGCCACTATGGCTGCGGCGGCGTGGCCTCCGCCCTGCGCAACGACCGCCTCGGCCTCATCGACAACTGGCTGCGCCATGTGCAGGACGTGCGGCTGAAGCACCAGCCGATGCTCGAGGCGCTCGCCAGCGAGGCGCAGCAGGCGGACCGCCTGTGCGAGCTCAACGTCATCGAGCAGGCGGTCAACGTCTGCCAGACCACCGTGGTCCAGGAAGCCTGGGCCCGCGGCCAGACGGTCACCGTTCACGGCTGGATATACAGCCTCACCGACGGCCGCCTGCGTGACCTGAGCACCTGCATCGCCTGCCAGGACGAGCTCGTTCCGGTCTATGCGGAAGCGCTCGGCCGCCTCGGCTGA